The proteins below come from a single Chitinophaga pinensis DSM 2588 genomic window:
- a CDS encoding DUF5694 domain-containing protein: MKYFFFFIFFISINTCAQQVDIIVIGVSHNYSNYPGQDFSGIHNKIKKFQPDAFFGEFLSKEDERLVMDYWCKQPNIQRLKMLMNNRSIPVALLPKRIDSLKKLSLTEPQNYRVKTDLAHAYYLNQDVANGHYQFWQVFNNLQQIPNAELENYVNKLLSPQLDTTGRSMKRLKTSEYALIAFPMMQEMGIQELLPMDCQDYDLNWQASWVAFDAKFDVFKKGTTTSFRKELKSNLDKINKGYEKYDSVEKSSKNVTEWLNTEEASAIAASGDFYLPEMYDMNNFPKEEMLSKIHWWIMRNKGMCDNVVNRARKAGAKKVVVIAGANHKKYMQDIFETMPDVRVRNINEFE; this comes from the coding sequence ATGAAGTATTTCTTCTTTTTTATTTTCTTTATTTCGATCAACACCTGTGCGCAACAAGTGGATATTATAGTGATAGGTGTTTCCCACAACTATAGCAACTACCCCGGACAGGATTTTTCCGGCATTCATAATAAAATCAAAAAATTCCAACCTGATGCTTTTTTTGGCGAATTCTTGAGTAAGGAAGATGAGCGCCTTGTGATGGATTATTGGTGTAAACAACCCAATATCCAACGGCTAAAAATGCTGATGAACAATCGAAGTATACCAGTAGCGTTGCTCCCTAAGAGAATTGACAGCCTAAAAAAATTATCGCTAACAGAACCTCAAAACTATCGGGTAAAAACTGACTTAGCCCATGCTTATTATCTTAATCAGGACGTTGCAAATGGACATTATCAATTTTGGCAAGTTTTCAATAATCTCCAGCAAATACCTAATGCTGAACTTGAAAACTATGTCAATAAATTACTTAGTCCCCAATTGGATACAACGGGGCGGAGCATGAAAAGACTAAAAACTTCTGAATATGCGCTAATCGCATTTCCAATGATGCAGGAGATGGGAATTCAGGAATTGCTTCCTATGGATTGCCAAGATTACGATTTGAATTGGCAAGCATCCTGGGTAGCATTCGATGCAAAATTCGATGTATTTAAAAAAGGTACTACAACATCTTTTAGAAAAGAATTGAAATCTAATTTGGATAAGATCAATAAGGGGTATGAAAAGTATGACAGTGTAGAAAAATCTTCGAAAAACGTAACGGAATGGTTAAACACAGAGGAGGCATCTGCCATTGCTGCCTCAGGGGATTTTTATTTGCCGGAGATGTATGATATGAATAACTTCCCTAAAGAAGAAATGCTTTCGAAAATACATTGGTGGATAATGAGAAATAAGGGAATGTGTGATAACGTTGTGAACAGAGCGAGAAAGGCAGGGGCGAAAAAAGTAGTCGTTATCGCCGGGGCTAATCATAAAAAGTATATGCAGGACATTTTCGAAACTATGCCAGATGTAAGGGTAAGAAATATCAATGAATTCGAATAG
- a CDS encoding SDR family NAD(P)-dependent oxidoreductase has product MTKTIFITGASRGFGKIWAEAFLNRGDQVIATARDISHLKDLVGNYGEKIFPLKLDVNDRDAVFAAVKAGKEHFGAIDVLINNAGYGLFGAIEETTEQEARDQMETNFFGLLWVTQAVLPIMREQNSGHIIQLSSVLGVVTVPTLGLYNASKFAVEGLTESLAQEVAELGIKVSMVEPNAFSTDWGGASAIHTNANPVYDKVKADLQAGFTPDFFGKPEATTQAILKLVDSEKPPLRLFLGSKAYPWVKQVYQTRYAEWDAWSEVSNEAHGH; this is encoded by the coding sequence ATGACAAAGACAATTTTTATTACAGGCGCTTCCCGTGGATTTGGTAAAATCTGGGCAGAAGCATTTTTAAATCGCGGTGATCAAGTAATTGCTACAGCCCGCGATATAAGTCACCTAAAAGACTTAGTAGGAAATTATGGAGAAAAAATCTTCCCACTTAAACTTGATGTGAATGACCGTGATGCAGTTTTTGCTGCTGTCAAAGCGGGAAAAGAACATTTTGGCGCTATTGATGTGCTCATAAATAATGCCGGCTATGGTTTGTTCGGTGCCATTGAAGAAACTACTGAGCAAGAAGCCCGTGACCAGATGGAGACAAACTTTTTCGGCCTGCTTTGGGTAACACAAGCGGTATTGCCAATTATGCGGGAACAGAACAGTGGCCATATTATTCAGTTGTCAAGTGTATTGGGGGTAGTAACTGTTCCAACACTCGGTTTGTACAATGCATCTAAGTTTGCAGTGGAAGGTTTAACAGAATCTTTAGCGCAGGAAGTAGCAGAACTCGGTATAAAAGTTTCTATGGTAGAACCCAATGCATTTTCAACTGACTGGGGTGGTGCTTCAGCCATTCATACAAATGCGAATCCTGTCTATGATAAGGTAAAGGCAGACCTACAGGCAGGCTTTACTCCGGATTTCTTTGGTAAACCCGAGGCGACTACCCAGGCGATATTGAAACTCGTAGACAGTGAAAAACCTCCCTTACGGTTATTTCTTGGCAGCAAGGCTTATCCCTGGGTAAAACAGGTTTATCAAACCCGCTATGCGGAATGGGATGCCTGGAGTGAAGTTTCAAACGAAGCCCATGGACACTAA
- a CDS encoding oxidoreductase: MKKQKVWFITGASKGFGLEIAKAALKAGDKVAATVRGNAENLKAIFNNEENALVVTLDVTKEDQVKQGVQDAINKFGRLDVLVNNAGYGLLGATEEVSDYEVRKQYDTNVFGLLNVTRAVLPHMRSQKSGHIINISSLLGYTASVPGFGLYGSTKFAVEGITEGLALEVKPLGIYVTTAAPGYFRTKFASTESYQASEIKLDAYKETVGHIREFISQIDGNQPGDPVRLAQAIIKLAASENPPIHLPLGSDSVAAFRMKTAQAGKEVDEWENISNSTDYPKN, translated from the coding sequence ATGAAAAAGCAAAAAGTTTGGTTTATAACAGGCGCATCAAAAGGCTTTGGATTGGAAATAGCCAAAGCAGCACTTAAAGCCGGTGATAAAGTTGCGGCAACAGTCAGAGGCAATGCCGAAAATCTTAAAGCGATATTTAACAACGAAGAGAATGCATTGGTTGTGACACTCGACGTTACCAAAGAGGATCAGGTAAAGCAAGGTGTACAGGATGCTATAAACAAATTCGGACGCTTAGATGTATTGGTTAATAATGCTGGATATGGCTTGCTTGGCGCTACCGAGGAAGTATCCGACTATGAGGTAAGAAAACAATATGACACCAATGTTTTCGGTTTACTGAACGTTACCAGGGCTGTTTTACCTCATATGCGAAGCCAAAAGTCCGGACATATTATTAACATATCTTCATTACTTGGCTATACGGCATCTGTGCCTGGCTTTGGCCTTTACGGCTCAACTAAATTTGCAGTTGAAGGTATAACTGAAGGGTTAGCACTTGAAGTAAAACCATTAGGCATATATGTTACAACAGCTGCTCCTGGATATTTCAGAACAAAATTTGCTTCAACTGAATCATATCAGGCGTCTGAGATTAAATTAGATGCATATAAAGAAACGGTAGGGCATATTAGGGAGTTTATTAGTCAGATAGACGGTAATCAGCCGGGCGACCCCGTAAGACTTGCACAGGCAATTATTAAATTGGCCGCCAGCGAAAATCCGCCAATACATCTGCCTTTAGGGTCTGATTCGGTAGCTGCATTCCGGATGAAAACGGCGCAGGCTGGAAAAGAAGTAGATGAATGGGAAAACATATCTAATAGTACGGATTATCCGAAGAACTAA
- a CDS encoding Gldg family protein, with product MKVNIRIARQELSLLFHSPVAWLILIVFPVQIGVNFLYYIQMIGRAQRMGNHFNDVTSMVFAGLQEGFYPGVKNTLYFYIPLLTMGLISRETHSGSIKLLLSSPIKVKDIVLGKYVAMMGYGALLLVIICLYGVAGSFFITDIDWIFLASGAIGLYLLICAYSAIGLFMSSLTTYQVVAAISTLAVLAGLNFVGGLFQGNDTVRHITYFMSIAGRTEQFIFGLISTQDIIYFLIVIGFFLAITGMRLQDQREARSKPVRTARYIGLVGLCFLIGYLSTIPALTGYIDMTATQTHTLGQQSRELISKMEHPLKVTTYVNILDNNYYLGAPEKKSEDERILTPYRRFMPDMKMEYVYYYDFSNNEGLYKNYPGESDGAIAKKVADIQDLDFRNVLKPDAVKKIVNLNPEENRLVRLLEYGDKKTFLRYYNDIRIYPGEQEFTAALKRLITPEDIPVITFLHGNGERSITKAGDAEFRTFVNELTFRGALINQGFNVDTVNLAQQDIPASTSVLVIADPKTAFSDEVQQKLVQYVASGRNLFVITEPLSQNVVAPLLQPLGIHPEATTIQEESRDYAPDFILAHFADSAATIAPKLAGYRADNGVVSMVGTSGISYRDTTGFHIVPLLVAKNNKALAIAAQRSINGKEQRIIVTGDADFMSSSELSRRKPYNWNQPLITEMFRWFTYGTFPVNTGAIRSKDAIDSDDRGILMMRIIFFGVIPGGLLIFAAVLLLYRRRR from the coding sequence ATGAAAGTAAATATCAGAATAGCCCGCCAGGAACTGAGTCTGCTGTTTCATTCGCCGGTAGCCTGGCTCATCCTGATCGTGTTTCCCGTACAGATAGGCGTTAACTTTCTTTATTACATACAAATGATCGGCCGCGCACAGCGTATGGGTAATCATTTTAACGATGTCACGTCCATGGTGTTTGCGGGATTACAGGAAGGATTTTATCCCGGTGTAAAGAATACCCTCTACTTCTACATTCCACTACTTACCATGGGTCTGATCAGTCGTGAAACACACAGTGGTTCCATAAAACTGTTGTTATCATCTCCCATTAAAGTAAAAGATATCGTACTCGGTAAATATGTGGCCATGATGGGCTATGGCGCACTATTGCTCGTTATTATTTGCTTGTACGGCGTGGCAGGCTCGTTTTTTATCACCGATATCGATTGGATATTTTTGGCTTCCGGCGCTATCGGACTATACCTGTTAATCTGTGCCTATTCAGCCATCGGACTGTTTATGTCTTCACTCACTACCTACCAGGTAGTAGCGGCGATCAGCACACTGGCAGTATTGGCGGGACTTAACTTCGTAGGCGGGTTATTCCAGGGGAACGACACCGTACGACATATCACCTATTTCATGTCGATTGCCGGCAGGACCGAACAATTTATTTTCGGGCTGATCAGCACCCAGGACATCATTTACTTTTTGATTGTGATCGGCTTCTTTTTAGCCATTACAGGTATGCGGCTGCAAGACCAGCGAGAGGCCCGCTCAAAGCCCGTACGCACTGCCCGCTATATCGGGTTGGTCGGACTGTGCTTCCTGATCGGCTATCTGAGCACCATTCCCGCTTTAACCGGTTATATTGATATGACGGCTACACAAACGCATACACTGGGCCAACAAAGCCGGGAACTGATCTCCAAAATGGAGCATCCGCTAAAAGTAACGACTTACGTAAACATCCTGGACAATAACTACTACCTCGGAGCACCCGAAAAGAAAAGTGAAGACGAACGAATCCTCACTCCCTATCGCCGTTTTATGCCCGATATGAAGATGGAGTACGTTTATTACTACGATTTTTCCAATAATGAAGGACTTTACAAAAACTATCCTGGGGAAAGCGATGGAGCGATTGCTAAAAAAGTTGCCGATATCCAGGACCTCGATTTCAGGAATGTACTGAAACCAGACGCTGTAAAGAAGATCGTAAATCTGAATCCCGAAGAAAATCGACTGGTAAGACTATTGGAGTATGGTGATAAAAAAACCTTTTTACGCTATTACAATGATATCCGCATCTATCCTGGCGAACAGGAATTTACCGCAGCGCTGAAAAGGCTTATCACGCCTGAAGACATCCCAGTTATTACTTTCCTGCACGGCAATGGCGAACGCAGTATTACCAAAGCCGGTGATGCTGAGTTCAGAACGTTCGTAAACGAACTTACATTCAGGGGAGCACTCATCAACCAGGGTTTTAACGTTGATACGGTAAACCTCGCACAGCAAGACATTCCCGCATCCACTTCCGTACTGGTGATCGCCGATCCAAAAACTGCATTCTCCGACGAAGTACAACAAAAACTGGTGCAGTACGTAGCTAGTGGCAGAAACCTTTTTGTGATCACGGAACCCCTTTCCCAAAACGTTGTAGCACCGCTTTTACAGCCGCTTGGTATACATCCCGAAGCTACTACGATACAGGAAGAAAGCCGCGATTACGCGCCCGACTTTATCCTTGCGCACTTTGCTGACAGTGCAGCCACGATAGCTCCTAAACTAGCCGGCTACAGGGCCGACAACGGCGTGGTATCGATGGTAGGGACCTCTGGCATCAGCTACCGGGACACAACCGGCTTCCACATTGTACCCTTGCTGGTAGCTAAAAACAACAAAGCGCTGGCCATCGCCGCGCAACGCAGTATCAATGGCAAGGAACAGCGGATCATCGTGACCGGCGATGCCGATTTCATGAGTTCCAGTGAACTAAGCCGCCGCAAGCCATACAACTGGAATCAACCGCTCATTACAGAAATGTTCCGCTGGTTCACCTACGGCACGTTCCCTGTTAACACCGGCGCCATCCGCTCCAAAGATGCGATTGACAGCGACGATCGGGGCATTTTAATGATGCGTATTATCTTCTTTGGTGTAATACCAGGCGGCTTGTTAATCTTTGCCGCCGTACTATTATTATACCGCCGGAGGCGATAA
- a CDS encoding ABC transporter ATP-binding protein, producing the protein MQDNIVKIEGLFHRYSKDWAVQDINFEINRNGIVGLLGSNGAGKSTTMNILCGVLSQTRGQVLIEGIDMRTDPEEAKKRIGFLPQNAPLYLEQTVDEYLTYCAHLRLIEKRKIRESVDKVKERCGVAHFSKRLIGNLSGGYRQRVGIAQAIIHRPLLVVLDEPTNGLDPNQILEVRQLIKEIATDRSVIFSSHILSEIQATCQDIIMIEGGKIVFKDTMDTFNNYIEPDSLVATMENPPAAEELRAIGGVKEVVFLTEKTVRMRFDPTADIAEELVEMSVHRKWRLKEITLEKSSLDAIFAQLSNKTFKPSVQS; encoded by the coding sequence ATGCAGGATAATATCGTAAAAATCGAAGGACTGTTTCACCGTTACAGTAAAGACTGGGCGGTGCAGGACATCAACTTCGAGATCAACAGGAACGGTATTGTAGGACTACTCGGTTCCAATGGCGCCGGAAAATCTACAACCATGAACATCCTTTGCGGCGTATTGAGCCAAACCCGTGGCCAGGTGTTAATAGAAGGCATCGACATGCGTACTGACCCGGAAGAAGCCAAAAAACGGATCGGCTTTTTGCCGCAAAACGCCCCGCTGTACCTTGAACAAACCGTAGACGAATACCTCACTTATTGTGCGCACCTGCGGTTGATAGAAAAACGAAAGATTCGCGAATCCGTGGACAAGGTGAAAGAAAGATGCGGCGTAGCGCATTTCAGCAAAAGGCTGATCGGTAATTTATCCGGCGGCTACCGGCAACGGGTAGGCATTGCCCAGGCGATCATTCACCGCCCATTGCTCGTTGTCCTGGACGAGCCCACCAACGGCCTCGATCCTAACCAGATTCTGGAAGTACGACAACTGATCAAAGAAATTGCGACAGACCGCTCAGTAATTTTTTCTTCCCATATCCTTTCGGAAATACAGGCTACCTGCCAGGATATCATCATGATTGAAGGTGGCAAAATCGTGTTTAAAGACACGATGGATACTTTCAACAATTACATCGAACCGGATAGCCTGGTGGCCACCATGGAAAATCCACCTGCAGCTGAAGAACTGAGGGCAATCGGAGGCGTAAAAGAAGTAGTGTTCCTCACGGAAAAAACCGTTCGTATGCGGTTCGATCCCACCGCGGACATTGCAGAAGAACTGGTGGAAATGAGCGTTCACCGCAAATGGCGCCTGAAAGAAATCACACTGGAGAAAAGTTCGCTCGATGCCATTTTCGCACAGTTATCCAACAAAACATTTAAACCATCCGTTCAATCATGA
- a CDS encoding RagB/SusD family nutrient uptake outer membrane protein, which yields MKKLSIYIFSFVVLSGCDKFLDIKPKDKFIPITTTDYENMLNSGTMVNFGDYFWDLQSDDAFLPEGEPGNLYTKQQLHGRRIYTFNNNPYDQGANDYLWSEGYKRIFYYNSIINNIMDATEGTEANKKSVRAEAYLGRAMEHLQMVNVYAQHYDATVAATTPGIPIALIADINAKFTRNSVKEVYDQILRDGEAAVADLPEKNKLTKFRASKAGGYALLARTYLFMGDYENAGKNAALAISLQGGLKNMNDYSIIIPGPFPNVPGAPLGWTNIPDAQLNPETIVARHFLRPFGLGMDVCASPELSALFTNDDKRWTLYYADGWPPAPPFNYMSRYQVKIFLRGDFYSNYLNVPEMYLIRAECFAREGKKQEALDDINKLRLNRITPAAYKVFMPADFGNDNERILRFVLEERRRELAFTGIRVIDLKRLNKETRFRKTIKHTAEGKEYELQPGSDKYLRQLWPNATIFNPDWPLNP from the coding sequence ATGAAAAAATTATCTATATATATATTCAGCTTCGTTGTTTTATCCGGTTGCGACAAGTTTCTGGACATCAAACCGAAAGATAAGTTCATTCCCATCACCACTACCGACTATGAGAACATGCTCAATTCGGGTACCATGGTTAACTTTGGCGATTATTTCTGGGATTTGCAGTCCGATGACGCATTTTTACCCGAAGGAGAACCCGGCAACCTGTATACGAAGCAGCAACTGCACGGCCGGCGCATATACACCTTTAACAACAACCCCTACGATCAGGGCGCCAACGATTATCTCTGGAGTGAAGGTTATAAAAGGATCTTCTACTACAATAGTATCATCAACAATATTATGGATGCTACCGAGGGAACGGAGGCCAACAAGAAGAGCGTTCGCGCCGAAGCTTATCTGGGCCGTGCTATGGAGCATCTGCAAATGGTAAATGTCTATGCTCAGCATTACGATGCAACTGTTGCCGCCACAACGCCCGGTATTCCCATTGCGTTGATCGCCGACATCAATGCTAAATTTACCCGGAACAGCGTAAAAGAAGTATACGATCAGATTTTGCGCGATGGAGAAGCCGCAGTAGCTGATCTTCCCGAGAAAAATAAACTCACAAAATTCAGGGCTTCAAAAGCCGGCGGATATGCACTACTGGCCAGGACCTACCTGTTCATGGGCGATTATGAGAATGCCGGTAAAAACGCTGCACTGGCTATTTCTCTACAGGGCGGACTTAAAAACATGAATGATTACAGCATCATCATCCCCGGTCCGTTTCCGAATGTGCCGGGTGCACCGCTGGGCTGGACCAACATCCCGGATGCGCAGCTGAATCCTGAAACCATCGTGGCGCGACATTTCCTGCGGCCATTCGGCTTGGGCATGGATGTTTGCGCTTCACCAGAATTGAGTGCCTTGTTCACCAACGACGATAAACGCTGGACACTGTATTATGCAGATGGCTGGCCGCCAGCTCCTCCGTTCAATTATATGTCGAGGTACCAGGTAAAGATTTTCCTTCGCGGAGACTTCTACAGCAACTATCTCAACGTGCCTGAAATGTACCTCATACGCGCCGAATGTTTCGCCCGCGAAGGCAAAAAACAGGAAGCCCTGGACGATATCAACAAACTACGTTTGAACCGGATTACACCGGCCGCTTACAAGGTATTTATGCCAGCAGATTTCGGGAACGATAATGAACGTATACTCCGTTTCGTACTGGAGGAAAGACGCCGTGAGCTGGCATTTACCGGTATACGGGTTATCGATTTGAAACGTCTGAACAAGGAAACCCGTTTCCGTAAAACAATTAAACATACCGCCGAAGGAAAAGAATATGAATTGCAGCCCGGCAGCGACAAGTACCTGCGGCAGCTGTGGCCCAACGCCACCATATTTAACCCTGACTGGCCACTGAACCCATAA